Genomic DNA from Hordeum vulgare subsp. vulgare chromosome 2H, MorexV3_pseudomolecules_assembly, whole genome shotgun sequence:
AGCGCGTCGATGAGGAGGTGGAAGGAGGCCTCGTCCCGCAGGCCGACGGAGGCGGCGGTGGACTCGAAGGCCCGCACGGCGTCGTCGACGAGGTTGGCGGCCGCGAGGCGGTTGAGGAGCGCGCGGAGGGCCGGGCGGAGGAAGGCGGGGTCCGTGGGGTCGTGGTGCGCGAGGAGGAGAGACGTGGCCTGCGGGAACTCGAAGTGCTTGCCGAGGATGTCGACGGCGCGGGAGAGGGTCGACGGGGTCGGCCGCAGGTTGCCGCCGCCCGGGGAGGCGGACCAGTGGAAGAAGTCGAGCGCGCGGCGCCAGTCGTTGGTGTAGAGCGAGAGCGTCTCCTGCACCGCCGCCGCGTCGAGGGGGGTGGGCGGCGCGGCCTCCGGCAGCGTGGAGAaacgggcggcgaggaggcggcggcggcgcgccagGGAGAGCATCCCGCAATCCAGCAGAGACGAGTGTGGTGCGAGTGCGACCGTGCGATGACGCCTGAATCCTGAAACCTCTTTCCCCCCTGACCTGACCTGAAACTTATTCTCCAAATCTCAGCGGATCCGAGTCAAACTGATTAAATTCAAACCACATTTTCAAATCTTTGTCGAACATCGAACCATTTCATCGTCGCGGCAACATTTCGATGTAGTCGCAATCTTGCGGATTTTCAGGAGCGAGATTTTCAGGCTCAGTGATGTGCAACTTTGTGGCAGAGGCATCAAAAGTTTCAGGCAACCAGCAAGTAGCAAAACTGAAGCATTATACATTTGCATCTTCTATGCTCCTTGGAGCAGTAAAACTTTTACAATCATCATCAGAATGTCGTGTGCGGCTGTCTTTTGAATTTTGTACACAATCTACACGCCTGAAGTATCATCTTAATTAATTAGCACAGGGTTTTTTTTCCCAGTGTGGTCTGTTTTCGTTAGTCCGCGTCGTCGACGCCAAAATCTGGCTCCGAGGGCTTCGGCACTCTCACAATGGGGAGAGCGGCCTTGCTCCGAAGCCGGTGGACTCCCCGGAGCGCGTTGGCCGCGAACCGGGACGCGTAGATGGTCGCTCCCAGGCTCgggccgctgctgctgctgctgctctggCGGTTCGCGGCCTCCTCTTCCCTGCGGCGCTGCTCGGCCATCTTCCTCTTGTAGTATCGGCGCCAGGCCGCCTGGATGAAGCAGGCTCCCCAGGTTCTCCATTGCTGGGAGTAGAACCGGAATGTGTGCTGAACTTGCCTGCTGTGCAGCCTCCTGAACTGACTGGCCACGAATTTCAGCTCATCGGCACGCAAGGAGAACGCCTCGACCTCGCTAAGAGCCTTCACTGTCCTGGACGAGACCGGGAAGTTCGCACCAGACTTGGGATCCAATGCCCAAGTGAGCAACTCGTCGCCGCAGAAAGAACCCTCCTTTAGCTGGACCTTGTTGAAGAATCCACTTCGGCCACCGTCAGTAGTCACACTCTCCAAGGAACCATGGAGAATAAATTGCATCTCATCCACTGGATCACCTTCCCTCAAAATGTATTCATTTTCAGTGTAGAGTGCAGGTCTTAATCGCTCACATATTGCATCAAGTAGCCTTTCATCCATATTCTCAAACAAAGGTACCTATTCAGCAGCAAAACAAGAGGAAATCAGTGTGATTCTCAAAGGATTTCAAAGATACCTGACCAAATATATATCCTACCCTTTTTACTAGACCCAAACAGAGATGGCGTTTGATGTCCCTCCTAAGGTCTTTTGGAAGGGTTTGAACCAAATTTTCTTCATCTACTCCTCTGGTCTCCAACCACCTATATCGTTCATACCGCCTTACTCGTTCTCTGATTTCCGGTGGCAGTGAACGGTGATGCATCCACTGCTCAGCATCACGCTTCTTAACTCGCATCTCTTCAAGGCGTATAGCAACTGATTGAAGGTAGGTCTGAAAGACAAGGTTAGAACTTAATATCAGGCAAAACAGGGTGAAAAGAGAGTTTTGGATACATTATCATTCTACCTGCATGTTACCGATGAGGAGTGCAAACAGAATCAGTCCTAGGATGCATATTGCAATAGAGAATAACACCTCCCAGGGATATGTGCTTGTCACAAACCCTTGGCCAAGGGTACTGTTAAATGGAAAGGAGTTAAGCATAGTAATGAACCACAAATATAAGATATGGAAAGTAGTGTACTCTCTGGTTACAAAGAATGGTCATTGTGGAGACAAACAATTATCATATTGGctgctactccctccatcccacaatataagacagctttttatcataatatttttttAGGTCACAAAAATAATCTATCATGGAAGTAACATTcacaaaagatttagtaaaatgaaTTCCATGGCGCCATATAAAAATTCTATATACCGAATGTCCATTAGTCTTTATAAATGTTTGACCAGTACAGTCTCTAGAACACTATATATCTGAAATTGGAAGAAGTACCGAAACAATGATAGGGGTTCCTATAACACAGCAACAGTTAGAATGCAAATTTGACACCCAAGAAGAAGGACCCAGGTCCAAATTAGGATCAGGGTTCACAAAAATAGCTTTTGCTAGATTTCATGACCTAAGCCAGGAAACTGTGAACAGGTTGATTTTTGCCTCTTTCCTGGCCTGCCATTTTTGTTGCAAGGAACTTAAGATCTTCTGTTCCCTTTATCTTGAATGACTAGTGGTATATGCATTCTGTTAAAAACAGCATATGAGATACAACCACCCTATTTTCAAGTGTACTGAGCTGGTACAAGAGGAAACCCGGAACCGGCACTGGCTAGTTCTCTTTATAGTACTCTAAACCCCAATAATCAAAAGGTGTACTGCTGGAAAGAAGGCCAGCTTAAATAGCTAGAAAGTTGGGTACAACTTTTTGTTACCACGGCAATCATATTTGAATTGGTGAGCTATGTTATAATACTGTTATTTCCAAACAAAATCTAATCTGACACCAGCAAGTCCAGGTTCTACTAACAGGATAACACAGCATATACAATATTTTAACTGGCATATACACTAGCAATTTGGCTCTAACGTGTTGGCTTTTCAGACAATTCGAACAACCAATATTAACTGGCATACTCTTTCAAATCATACAAACATAATCTCTACAAGTTATATGTATGCCACTGCATACAAAGTTAGGAAAGGTAGGAAGTTTCTTTACGGATCTCTAAGATCCACTGTTTGTTGCTTTCGAGTTCCTACACAATACTACAGTTAGTCTGGAGTGGCCATCGTGCAGATCCAAGTATCTAACAAAATTTATTTTCCGAGACAGGGAGTAAAATGGACTTTACACAGTACACACTCCTGTCATGAGAGAAATTCTGTTTTGGCAAAAAATGCCTCAATTTGTAGGAACTGTTTAAATACAGAGTTTTTCAAATATATTTTCTTGCGCACAATGGGAGATTTACTATATTATAGAATAACGAACATATGTATTTTTTCTATTACCTTAGATTTTGTAATCCCCACCAGAAGCAATAACAACTTTTAGAGATAAAGTTTCCTGGACCAAGAATTCCAGACACCAATGCTTGCTGATAGATACCAAAATTGAAAGAATCATTAGTGCCATTGCACACGTTAAATATTTGGGTACTCGTACTCCAATTTTTATAGCTGTCACTGTCGACATGGCTGCCATTACAATACAAGTAGTTGGTGTTACAACCAGCTGCGGGATCACAATTGACACGCCAGCAACTATCTTCGCGCTCTATGGTTAAGAAGTACCACAGAGTACCAACATTCTGCAACAAACAGTGTATCAAAAAAGTACAGCGTAAGTCAAGGTAAAAGTGATCACCTATGACAAATGTTCACAGCATTATGCTTAACACGACATAAGACAGTAACTATATGCGAGGAGAAAAGGATACCATGAGAAGTTAACTAACATAAATCATCTAATCATAACTGTAGCCAATTAGTTGACATATTGGCAATGCCTACAATGTAGTGTATTATGCACAATAAGTGCTACGAAATCTTTAAACTATCATATCTGACAGGATAACTGAAGAGTTCAGATAGCAAAATTTATAAAGCTACCACATATGCAAGGAATCTCAATGTATCTTCTACTCGAGGCACTCATCATAATGTAAAAATTAATGGAGGTAACTGTGATAATGCTCTCTAGATGAAGATGCACATGGCATGGATAAGCAATAAATAGCATAGCAAACACTTACGTGGCCAGCAAGCATAAACCAGAGAAGATAGTAACCAGCACCAGCCCATGCAGTTTCAATAAAAACACCAGCTGTCCTTTTCAAATCTTTGGTCACAGGGAATATCCTTAGCAACCTTGGAATGTATTGGCACAGGACAACCCAAACCAATGCATCTTTCGTAGCCAGCACGTCTGGACCATCAGAACTGTGGAGATACCTCcaaacaacaatctgtccaaaaccAACAAGATCATtcaaggaaaatatgaaaaatgtaTTTAAGTACACAGTAATCCTAGTTCAGGATGGTTGGATACTCATATCAAACTAATGCGGCAAAT
This window encodes:
- the LOC123428180 gene encoding probable cyclic nucleotide-gated ion channel 5 isoform X2, with translation MAVPSIRSPRSGSSPPGPVDLDQPRQRGTGGTKAGQWTDSVRQRGGLDEFSPRSSVQSEAGGRSSLRFSMPAFGYDSFNPLRSFMSGLRKSSGRLKSLRQPNPSGAPKTAFAEDLKSFKKNIFDPQQKFLLRMNRFFFLSCIFAVAVDPLFFFLPIIDNSNCIGIDKKLAVTSTVVRTIIDSVYLIRVFLQFRTAYVAPSSRVFGSGELVIDPALIAMRYIKTYFVMDFFALLPLPQIVVWRYLHSSDGPDVLATKDALVWVVLCQYIPRLLRIFPVTKDLKRTAGVFIETAWAGAGYYLLWFMLAGHNVGTLWYFLTIEREDSCWRVNCDPAAGCNTNYLYCNGSHVDSDSYKNWSTSTQIFNVCNGTNDSFNFGIYQQALVSGILGPGNFISKSCYCFWWGLQNLSTLGQGFVTSTYPWEVLFSIAICILGLILFALLIGNMQTYLQSVAIRLEEMRVKKRDAEQWMHHRSLPPEIRERVRRYERYRWLETRGVDEENLVQTLPKDLRRDIKRHLCLGLVKRVPLFENMDERLLDAICERLRPALYTENEYILREGDPVDEMQFILHGSLESVTTDGGRSGFFNKVQLKEGSFCGDELLTWALDPKSGANFPVSSRTVKALSEVEAFSLRADELKFVASQFRRLHSRQVQHTFRFYSQQWRTWGACFIQAAWRRYYKRKMAEQRRREEEAANRQSSSSSSGPSLGATIYASRFAANALRGVHRLRSKAALPIVRVPKPSEPDFGVDDAD
- the LOC123428180 gene encoding probable cyclic nucleotide-gated ion channel 5 isoform X1; translation: MDRHREDFKRLDEFSPRSSVQSEAGGRSSLRFSMPAFGYDSFNPLRSFMSGLRKSSGRLKSLRQPNPSGAPKTAFAEDLKSFKKNIFDPQQKFLLRMNRFFFLSCIFAVAVDPLFFFLPIIDNSNCIGIDKKLAVTSTVVRTIIDSVYLIRVFLQFRTAYVAPSSRVFGSGELVIDPALIAMRYIKTYFVMDFFALLPLPQIVVWRYLHSSDGPDVLATKDALVWVVLCQYIPRLLRIFPVTKDLKRTAGVFIETAWAGAGYYLLWFMLAGHNVGTLWYFLTIEREDSCWRVNCDPAAGCNTNYLYCNGSHVDSDSYKNWSTSTQIFNVCNGTNDSFNFGIYQQALVSGILGPGNFISKSCYCFWWGLQNLSTLGQGFVTSTYPWEVLFSIAICILGLILFALLIGNMQTYLQSVAIRLEEMRVKKRDAEQWMHHRSLPPEIRERVRRYERYRWLETRGVDEENLVQTLPKDLRRDIKRHLCLGLVKRVPLFENMDERLLDAICERLRPALYTENEYILREGDPVDEMQFILHGSLESVTTDGGRSGFFNKVQLKEGSFCGDELLTWALDPKSGANFPVSSRTVKALSEVEAFSLRADELKFVASQFRRLHSRQVQHTFRFYSQQWRTWGACFIQAAWRRYYKRKMAEQRRREEEAANRQSSSSSSGPSLGATIYASRFAANALRGVHRLRSKAALPIVRVPKPSEPDFGVDDAD